Proteins co-encoded in one Miscanthus floridulus cultivar M001 unplaced genomic scaffold, ASM1932011v1 fs_647_3_4, whole genome shotgun sequence genomic window:
- the LOC136532523 gene encoding noroxomaritidine/norcraugsodine reductase-like: protein MVAARMSRAARWNLAGATALVTGGSKGIGHAIVEELAGFGARVHTCSRNAAELEECRRRWEEKGLQVTVSVCDVSVRDDREDLMATVRATFGGRLDILVNNAGQSMFKDTLECTGEDYSRIMATNLESCFHLSQLAHPLLLAAAGGGGSVVNISSIAGFIGLPALAVYSMTKGAMNQLTRSLATEWASDSIRVNCVAPGGIRTDISSDKTIDPELVKKEMARLPMGRIGEPEEVAFMVAFLSMPAASYMTGQVICIDGGHTIA from the exons atggtggCTGCGCGCATGAGCAGGGCGGCGCGGTGGAACCTCGCCGGTGCGACGGCGCTCGTCACCGGCGGCAGCAAGGGCATAGG GCACGCGATCGTTGAGGAGCTAGCGGGGTTCGGCGCGCGGGTGCACACGTGCTCACGGAACGCGGCGGAGCTGGAGGAGTGCCGCCGGCGGTGGGAGGAGAAGGGGCTGCAGGTCACCGTCTCCGTCTGCGACGTGTCCGTGCGTGACGACCGGGAGGACCTCATGGCAACCGTGAGGGCCACCTTCGGCGGCAGGCTCGACATCCTCGTGAACAACGCGGGGCAGTCGATGTTCAAGGACACGCTGGAGTGCACCGGCGAGGACTACTCGCGGATCATGGCGACCAACCTCGAGTCGTGCTTCCACCTCAGCCAGCTCGCGCACCcactcctcctcgccgccgccggcggtggTGGTAGCGTTGTTAACATCTCCTCCATCGCTGGCTTCATCGGGCTCCCGGCGCTCGCCGTTTACTCCATGACCAAGGGCGCCATGAACCAGCTCACTCGGAGCCTGGCCACGGAGTGGGCCAGCGACAGCATCCGCGTCAACTGCGTCGCGCCTGGGGGCATCAGGACTGACATCAGCAGTGAT AAGACGATAGACCCGGAGCTGGTGAAGAAGGAGATGGCGCGGCTGCCCATGGGGAGGATCGGCGAGCCGGAGGAGGTGGCGTTCATGGTGGCATTTCTCTCTATGCCGGCGGCTTCCTACATGACCGGCCAAGTCATCTGCATCGACGGCGGCCACACCATAGCTTAG